One genomic region from Amycolatopsis sp. FBCC-B4732 encodes:
- the murC gene encoding UDP-N-acetylmuramate--L-alanine ligase, which produces MPELPEELRRAHLIGIGGAGMSGIARILLARGAFVSGSDAKESRALLSLRAQGAELFIGQRAENISALPEPPSAVVVSTAIKETNPELAAAREAGIPVLHRAQALAGLMEGHRVACIAGTHGKTSTTSMLTVALQHCRLDPSFAIGGDLNESGANAHHGEGGIFVAEADESDGSFLTYSPSVAVVTNVEPDHLDHHGTAEAYTKVFTEFVGRIVPGGLLIVCGDDAAADELGKQAAELGVRVRRYGRTVTGPDDARVLDYAPAPDGGVVRLLLDGSELSVRVAVPGEHMALNAVAALLAGIELGAPAAGLAEGLAAFGGVRRRFEFKGRSGDVRVYDDYAHHPTEVDAQLRAVRTAAGDGRVVVVFQPHLFSRTKLFSKEFAAALSLADEVVVLDVYGAREEPEPGVTGALIADGVTVPVHYEPAFDVAAGLVAGLVRGNDLVVTMGAGDVTQLGPEILAELDKR; this is translated from the coding sequence GTGCCTGAACTGCCTGAAGAGCTGCGCCGGGCGCACCTGATCGGGATCGGCGGTGCCGGCATGTCCGGCATCGCGCGGATCCTGCTGGCCCGGGGCGCTTTCGTGTCGGGCTCGGACGCCAAGGAGTCGCGCGCGCTGCTGTCGCTGCGGGCCCAGGGTGCCGAGCTGTTCATCGGCCAGCGCGCCGAGAACATCTCCGCGCTGCCCGAGCCGCCGTCCGCGGTCGTCGTCTCGACGGCGATCAAGGAGACCAACCCCGAGCTGGCCGCGGCCCGCGAGGCCGGCATCCCGGTGCTGCACCGGGCGCAGGCGCTGGCCGGGCTGATGGAGGGACACCGCGTCGCCTGCATCGCGGGCACGCACGGCAAGACGTCGACGACGTCGATGCTCACCGTGGCGCTGCAGCACTGCCGGCTCGACCCGTCGTTCGCCATCGGCGGCGACCTCAACGAGTCCGGCGCCAACGCCCACCACGGCGAAGGCGGCATCTTCGTCGCCGAGGCCGACGAGAGCGACGGCTCGTTCCTGACCTACTCGCCGTCGGTCGCGGTCGTGACGAACGTCGAGCCCGACCACCTGGACCACCACGGCACCGCCGAGGCTTACACGAAGGTGTTCACCGAATTCGTGGGCCGGATCGTGCCGGGCGGGCTGCTGATCGTCTGCGGTGACGACGCCGCGGCCGACGAGCTCGGCAAGCAGGCGGCGGAGCTGGGTGTCCGGGTGCGCCGCTACGGCCGCACGGTCACCGGCCCGGACGACGCGCGCGTGCTCGACTACGCGCCGGCCCCCGACGGCGGCGTCGTGCGGCTCCTGCTGGACGGCTCCGAGCTGTCGGTGCGGGTCGCCGTGCCGGGTGAGCACATGGCGCTCAACGCGGTCGCGGCGCTGCTGGCCGGGATCGAGCTGGGCGCGCCGGCCGCCGGGCTGGCCGAGGGGCTGGCCGCGTTCGGCGGGGTCCGGCGCCGCTTCGAGTTCAAGGGCCGCTCCGGCGACGTCCGCGTCTACGACGACTACGCCCACCACCCGACCGAGGTGGACGCGCAACTGCGCGCGGTCCGGACCGCGGCCGGGGACGGCCGGGTGGTCGTCGTGTTCCAGCCGCACCTGTTCTCGCGGACCAAGCTGTTCTCGAAGGAGTTCGCCGCGGCGCTGTCGCTGGCGGACGAGGTCGTCGTGCTGGACGTCTACGGGGCTCGCGAGGAACCGGAGCCGGGTGTCACGGGTGCGCTGATCGCCGATGGCGTGACCGTGCCGGTGCACTACGAGCCCGCGTTCGACGTCGCCGCCGGCCTGGTGGCCGGGCTCGTGCGCGGCAACGACCTCGTCGTCACCATGGGCGCCGGGGACGTGACGCAGCTGGGCCCGGAGATCCTCGCCGAGCTGGACAAGCGCTGA
- a CDS encoding D-alanine--D-alanine ligase family protein, which produces MVKLKVGILFGGPSEEHPVSVKSAREVAGHLDAGKYEPVWIRISQDGDWELCDGPGAEHGSPVVLSPDGLLVLSDGKYEVIRLDVVLPVLHGRFGEDGAVQGLLELAGVPYAGCDVTGSALCMDKSLTYLVVASAGIATPKHWDADENPGEFTYPVFVKPARSGSSFGVSKVLRAEDLPDAVEAARQYDEKVLVEEAVVGSEIGCSLLGDGSDLITGELDRVALSHGFFKIHQEENPESGSENSAFIVPADIPAAARALVLETAKAVYRALRCRGLARVDVFLKEDGTVVLNEVNTLPGLTSYSRYPRMMAAAGLPLGDVLDRLISLALKEKTR; this is translated from the coding sequence GTGGTTAAGCTGAAAGTCGGGATCCTCTTCGGGGGCCCGTCCGAGGAACACCCCGTCTCCGTCAAGTCCGCGCGCGAGGTCGCCGGGCACCTCGACGCCGGAAAGTACGAGCCGGTCTGGATCCGGATCTCCCAGGACGGTGACTGGGAACTCTGCGACGGTCCCGGCGCGGAGCACGGCAGCCCGGTCGTGCTGTCGCCGGACGGGTTGCTCGTGCTTTCCGACGGGAAGTACGAGGTGATCCGGCTGGACGTCGTGCTGCCGGTGCTGCACGGCCGGTTCGGCGAGGACGGCGCGGTGCAGGGTTTACTCGAACTGGCCGGCGTTCCGTACGCCGGCTGTGACGTCACCGGTTCCGCGCTGTGCATGGACAAGTCCCTCACCTACCTCGTCGTCGCGAGCGCGGGCATCGCCACGCCGAAGCACTGGGACGCGGACGAAAACCCCGGCGAGTTCACCTATCCCGTCTTCGTCAAGCCCGCGCGGTCGGGTTCTTCCTTCGGGGTCAGCAAAGTGCTCCGCGCGGAAGACCTGCCGGACGCGGTGGAAGCCGCACGGCAGTACGACGAGAAGGTGCTGGTCGAGGAAGCCGTCGTCGGCAGCGAGATCGGGTGTTCCCTGCTGGGCGATGGTTCCGACCTGATCACGGGCGAGCTGGACCGGGTCGCGCTCAGCCACGGGTTCTTCAAGATCCACCAGGAGGAGAACCCGGAAAGCGGGTCCGAGAACTCCGCGTTCATCGTGCCCGCGGACATCCCGGCGGCGGCGCGTGCGCTCGTCCTGGAGACGGCGAAGGCCGTCTACCGCGCCCTGCGGTGCCGGGGGCTGGCGCGGGTCGACGTGTTCCTCAAGGAGGACGGGACCGTCGTGCTCAACGAGGTCAACACCCTGCCCGGCCTGACCTCCTACAGCCGCTACCCGAGGATGATGGCCGCCGCGGGACTGCCGCTCGGGGACGTCCTCGACCGGCTGATTTCGCTGGCGCTGAAGGAGAAAACGCGGTGA
- a CDS encoding DUF2188 domain-containing protein — MADGDVHTYFEDSQWKNRIEGGVRASNTSRHRVDAVVAGRQTAKKRHVAHVVHDRDGGIESERTFRPLDR, encoded by the coding sequence ATGGCCGACGGCGACGTGCACACCTACTTCGAAGACAGCCAGTGGAAAAACCGCATCGAGGGCGGCGTCCGCGCTTCCAACACCTCGCGGCACCGGGTGGACGCCGTCGTCGCCGGACGGCAGACCGCGAAGAAGCGACACGTCGCGCACGTCGTCCACGACCGCGACGGCGGGATCGAAAGCGAGCGGACTTTCCGGCCGCTCGACCGGTAG
- a CDS encoding DUF4383 domain-containing protein has product MSATSPARTRTPVQLTAMVVSVVFLLVGVLGFVPGVTTDYDQLSFAGHDSMAMLLGVFMVSVLHNVVHLLFGVVGLASARTARGARTFLIGGGAVYLVLWLYGLVIDHGSDANFVPVNTADNWLHLGLGVAMIALGLLTARAGANSRAARGPGLG; this is encoded by the coding sequence ATGTCGGCAACCAGTCCTGCTCGCACGCGGACACCGGTGCAGCTCACCGCGATGGTCGTGTCGGTCGTGTTCCTGCTGGTCGGCGTACTCGGGTTCGTCCCCGGCGTCACCACGGACTACGACCAGCTGAGCTTCGCCGGCCACGACTCGATGGCCATGCTGCTGGGCGTGTTCATGGTCTCGGTCCTGCACAACGTCGTGCACCTGCTGTTCGGCGTCGTCGGCCTCGCTTCGGCCCGCACCGCACGAGGCGCGCGGACGTTCCTGATCGGCGGCGGGGCCGTCTACCTCGTTCTCTGGCTGTACGGGCTGGTCATCGACCACGGCAGCGACGCCAACTTCGTCCCGGTCAACACCGCGGACAACTGGCTGCACCTGGGCCTGGGCGTCGCCATGATCGCGCTGGGCCTGCTCACCGCCCGAGCCGGCGCGAACTCCCGCGCGGCCCGCGGTCCGGGTCTCGGCTAG
- the vanX gene encoding D-Ala-D-Ala dipeptidase VanX, translated as MKDGFVFVDEFVPGIRWDAKYATWDNFTGRPVDGYLANRVVGTRALCAALERAREKAETLGFGLLLWDGYRPQRAVECFLRWSRKPEDGRTKPRHYPNIERAAMVEKGYVATKSGHSRGSTVDLTLYHLDTGELAAMGGGHDLMDAVSHHGAAGITPAEAENRRHLCAIMESCGFRRYDREWWHYTLNGEPYPDTYFDFPVPWRS; from the coding sequence GTGAAGGACGGCTTCGTCTTCGTGGACGAGTTCGTGCCCGGGATCCGCTGGGACGCCAAGTACGCCACCTGGGACAACTTCACCGGCAGGCCCGTGGACGGCTACCTCGCCAACCGGGTCGTCGGCACCCGGGCGTTGTGCGCGGCTTTGGAACGGGCCCGGGAAAAGGCCGAAACCCTCGGGTTCGGGCTGCTCCTGTGGGACGGCTACCGCCCGCAGCGGGCCGTCGAGTGCTTCTTGCGCTGGTCGCGGAAACCCGAGGACGGCCGGACCAAGCCGCGGCACTACCCGAACATCGAGCGGGCCGCGATGGTCGAAAAGGGTTACGTGGCCACGAAGTCGGGACACAGCCGGGGCAGCACCGTCGACCTGACGCTCTACCACCTGGACACCGGCGAGCTCGCCGCGATGGGTGGTGGCCACGACCTGATGGACGCGGTCTCGCACCACGGGGCGGCCGGGATCACGCCGGCCGAGGCGGAGAACCGGCGGCACCTCTGCGCCATCATGGAGTCCTGCGGGTTCCGCCGGTACGACCGCGAATGGTGGCACTACACGCTGAACGGCGAGCCCTACCCGGACACCTACTTCGACTTCCCCGTGCCGTGGCGATCGTGA
- a CDS encoding cell division protein FtsQ/DivIB, producing the protein MSPTRERRRPSETGDRDRAALARERRGRRSDEERRRTRAARAKTAPRTRPHRPNRQVEIRRRWVALLTVVTVVAGVYLLFFSSMLGVKDVAVAGARTVSADQIRAAAAVPAGKPLLRLDADEIRDRVAGMPGIATVEVSRSWPSTIEITVTERTAIAFFDSGPGGDGVHLVDGGGVVFKTVPARPAGLPELKLPKVSADDPVTRAVTAVLGVIPEQLLKQVTTATAKTPASVEFTLSSGKIVRWGTAEQTDRKAKVLAALLTQEGKVYDVAAPELPTITS; encoded by the coding sequence ATGAGTCCGACCAGGGAACGCCGCCGTCCGTCCGAAACCGGCGATCGGGATCGTGCTGCCCTGGCGCGGGAACGGCGCGGGCGGCGCTCCGACGAGGAGCGCCGCCGCACCCGCGCCGCGCGCGCGAAGACGGCGCCGCGCACCCGGCCCCACCGGCCCAACCGGCAGGTGGAGATCCGCCGCCGGTGGGTCGCGCTGCTGACCGTGGTGACCGTCGTCGCGGGCGTGTACCTGCTGTTCTTCAGCTCGATGCTGGGCGTCAAGGACGTCGCGGTGGCGGGCGCGCGCACGGTGAGCGCGGACCAGATCCGCGCGGCGGCGGCGGTGCCGGCCGGGAAACCGTTGCTGCGCCTGGACGCCGACGAGATCCGCGACCGGGTGGCGGGCATGCCGGGTATCGCGACGGTCGAGGTGTCCCGCTCCTGGCCGAGCACGATCGAGATCACGGTGACCGAGCGAACGGCCATCGCGTTCTTCGACAGCGGCCCGGGCGGCGACGGCGTCCACCTGGTCGACGGCGGCGGCGTGGTCTTCAAGACGGTTCCGGCCCGCCCAGCCGGCCTGCCGGAACTGAAGCTCCCCAAGGTGTCGGCGGACGACCCGGTGACCCGAGCGGTGACGGCGGTCCTCGGCGTGATCCCGGAGCAGTTGCTGAAGCAGGTGACGACGGCGACGGCGAAGACACCGGCGAGCGTGGAGTTCACGTTGTCGAGCGGGAAGATCGTCCGCTGGGGGACGGCGGAGCAGACGGACCGCAAGGCGAAGGTCCTGGCGGCCCTGCTGACGCAGGAGGGCAAGGTCTACGACGTGGCGGCCCCGGAACTGCCGACGATCACGTCCTGA
- a CDS encoding glycosyltransferase, with translation MTAPRVVVAGGHSAGHIEPMLNFADALRRLAPTAEVTALGTVRGLDTTLVPARGYRLELIPPAPLPRGADPALVRAPARLLDSVRAAAAVLDRVRAEVVVGFGGYVAGPAYLAARRRGLPIVVHEANARPGVANRLAARLTPHVFTAAPGVRLPHATAIGIPLRPAITGLDRPALRDAARRRSGLRSSGPVLVVTGGSQGARTINAAVTGAAAALRAAGVQVLHITGPRHVADTTAALRAATGPRPADAPQLADGDPSYVVVPYVDEMRYAYAAADFVLCRSGAMTCAELAAVGLPAAYVPLPDRGGEQRLNAEPAVSAGAALLVDDEDLDAAWIETTLVPVLTDPARIAAMSARARATSAPDADVVLARHVLTALEERRARAR, from the coding sequence GTGACGGCGCCGCGCGTCGTCGTCGCCGGGGGTCATTCGGCCGGGCACATCGAACCCATGTTGAACTTCGCCGACGCGTTGCGCCGCCTGGCACCCACCGCGGAAGTCACCGCGCTGGGGACCGTCCGCGGCCTGGACACCACGCTCGTCCCGGCCCGCGGCTACCGGCTCGAACTCATCCCGCCGGCGCCGCTGCCGCGTGGCGCGGACCCGGCCCTGGTGCGGGCACCGGCGCGGCTGCTGGACTCGGTGCGGGCGGCCGCGGCGGTGCTCGACCGCGTGCGCGCCGAGGTCGTGGTGGGTTTCGGCGGTTATGTGGCCGGGCCCGCCTACCTCGCCGCCCGGCGGCGGGGCCTGCCGATCGTCGTGCACGAGGCGAACGCGCGGCCCGGGGTGGCGAACCGGCTGGCCGCCCGCCTGACGCCGCACGTGTTCACGGCCGCACCGGGGGTCCGGCTGCCGCACGCGACCGCCATCGGGATCCCGCTGCGACCGGCGATCACCGGCCTCGACCGGCCCGCACTGCGCGATGCCGCCCGGCGGCGGTCCGGCTTGCGCTCCTCCGGGCCGGTGCTGGTGGTCACCGGTGGTTCGCAGGGTGCGCGGACGATCAACGCCGCGGTGACCGGCGCGGCGGCGGCGTTGCGGGCGGCCGGGGTGCAGGTCCTGCACATCACGGGACCGCGGCACGTGGCCGACACGACGGCGGCACTGCGGGCGGCCACCGGGCCGCGGCCCGCCGACGCGCCACAGCTTGCTGACGGCGACCCGTCCTACGTCGTCGTCCCCTACGTCGACGAGATGCGCTACGCCTACGCCGCCGCCGACTTCGTGCTCTGCCGCTCGGGGGCGATGACCTGCGCCGAACTGGCCGCCGTCGGGCTGCCGGCGGCGTACGTCCCGCTCCCCGACCGCGGTGGCGAACAGCGGCTGAACGCCGAGCCCGCCGTCTCGGCCGGCGCGGCCCTGCTCGTCGACGACGAAGACCTCGACGCGGCCTGGATCGAGACCACCCTCGTCCCGGTGCTCACCGATCCGGCGCGGATCGCGGCGATGTCGGCGCGTGCGAGGGCGACCAGTGCGCCCGACGCGGACGTCGTCCTGGCCCGGCACGTGCTCACCGCGCTCGAGGAGCGGCGGGCACGCGCACGGTGA
- the murG gene encoding undecaprenyldiphospho-muramoylpentapeptide beta-N-acetylglucosaminyltransferase, with translation MSKPVKGTERSAAGRGPVVVVAGGGTAGHIEPALALADAVMRLRPDATVIALGTERGLENKLVPARGYDLELIPPVPLPRKPTPELLRLPLKVRDSVRKTRAVLDRVGADVVVGFGGYVALPAYLAARGRVPIVVHEANKSAGLANKVGARFAERVAVAVPGTPLPKAEVVGIPLRRSITSLDRAALRAEARAHFGLDPDAPTLLVFGGSQGAASINNALSGAAKDLADAGVGVLHAHGPKNTLVVQEFPGKPAYVPVPYLERMDLAYAAADVAVCRSGAMTVAEVTAVGLPAVFVPLPHGNGEQASNGRPAVDAGAALMVDDAELTPAKVAELVVPLVTDPDRVAKMSAAAVGMGHREADETLARIVLEAAGA, from the coding sequence GTGAGTAAGCCCGTCAAGGGAACCGAGCGATCAGCCGCAGGCAGAGGGCCTGTGGTCGTGGTCGCCGGAGGTGGCACCGCAGGACACATCGAACCCGCTCTCGCACTGGCCGACGCCGTCATGCGGCTGCGCCCGGACGCGACCGTGATCGCCCTCGGGACCGAGCGCGGCCTGGAGAACAAGCTGGTCCCGGCCCGCGGTTACGACCTTGAGCTGATCCCGCCGGTGCCGCTGCCGCGCAAGCCGACACCGGAGCTGCTGCGGCTGCCGCTGAAGGTCCGCGACTCGGTGCGCAAGACCCGCGCGGTGCTCGACCGGGTCGGCGCGGACGTCGTCGTCGGCTTCGGCGGCTACGTCGCCCTGCCGGCCTACCTGGCCGCGCGCGGGCGCGTCCCGATCGTCGTGCACGAGGCCAACAAGTCGGCCGGCCTGGCGAACAAGGTCGGCGCGCGGTTCGCCGAGCGCGTCGCCGTCGCCGTCCCGGGAACCCCGCTGCCGAAGGCCGAGGTCGTCGGGATCCCGCTGCGGCGGTCGATCACCTCGCTGGACCGCGCCGCGCTGCGCGCCGAGGCCCGCGCCCACTTCGGGCTGGACCCGGACGCGCCGACGCTGCTGGTGTTCGGCGGTTCGCAGGGTGCGGCGTCGATCAACAACGCGCTGTCCGGCGCGGCGAAGGACCTGGCCGACGCGGGCGTCGGCGTGCTGCACGCGCACGGCCCGAAGAACACGCTGGTCGTGCAGGAGTTCCCGGGCAAGCCGGCCTACGTGCCGGTGCCGTACCTGGAGCGGATGGACCTGGCCTACGCCGCGGCCGACGTCGCCGTGTGCCGGTCGGGCGCGATGACCGTGGCCGAGGTGACCGCGGTCGGGCTGCCCGCCGTGTTCGTCCCGCTGCCGCACGGCAACGGCGAGCAGGCTTCGAACGGCCGTCCCGCGGTCGACGCCGGCGCCGCGCTGATGGTCGACGACGCCGAGCTCACCCCGGCCAAGGTCGCCGAGCTGGTCGTGCCGCTGGTCACCGACCCCGACCGCGTCGCGAAGATGAGCGCGGCCGCCGTCGGCATGGGTCACCGCGAGGCCGACGAGACCCTCGCTCGCATCGTCTTGGAGGCCGCCGGTGCCTGA
- a CDS encoding HAMP domain-containing sensor histidine kinase, which yields MDRVPGLSVRLKLTLSYAGFVMLTGTLLLAAIGLFLLYYQQLGMELMPVVMAPPGRVLIRAFAPSAAACLIFLLVFGLTGGWFLAGRMLAPLTRITDATRTAADGLLSHRIRLPGRRDEFRELADAFDTMLARLEAQVAEQRRFAANASHELRTPLAITRTLLEVARHDGDRDVDELVGRLDAVNTRAIDLAEALLLLSRADQRSFTPEPVDLSLVAEEAAETLLPFAEKRGVGLSVSGEPAAATGSAALLLQLTTNLVHNAIVHNLPVAGTVWVETSVHAGSVELTVENTGEPLPPELVATLAEPFRRGTERVKSDQAGVGLGLAIVSSIARAHDGTLTLTPRLDGGLRVTVRVPAAPRAR from the coding sequence GTGGATAGGGTGCCCGGCCTGAGCGTCCGCCTCAAACTGACCCTCAGCTACGCCGGTTTCGTCATGCTCACGGGCACGCTGCTGCTCGCCGCCATCGGCCTGTTCCTGCTGTACTACCAGCAGCTCGGCATGGAGCTCATGCCGGTGGTGATGGCCCCGCCGGGCCGCGTCCTCATCCGGGCCTTCGCACCGTCCGCGGCGGCTTGCCTGATCTTCCTGCTGGTGTTCGGGCTGACGGGCGGGTGGTTCCTCGCCGGGCGGATGCTCGCCCCGCTGACCCGCATCACCGACGCCACCCGCACGGCCGCGGACGGCCTGCTCTCGCACCGGATCCGGCTGCCGGGCCGGCGCGACGAGTTCCGCGAGCTCGCCGACGCCTTCGACACCATGCTCGCCCGGCTCGAAGCCCAAGTCGCCGAACAGCGGCGGTTCGCCGCCAACGCGTCCCACGAACTGCGCACGCCGCTGGCGATCACGCGGACGCTCCTCGAGGTCGCCCGTCACGACGGCGACCGTGACGTCGACGAGCTCGTCGGCCGGCTCGACGCCGTCAACACCCGGGCGATCGACCTCGCCGAAGCGCTGCTCCTGCTCAGCCGCGCCGACCAGCGGTCGTTCACGCCGGAGCCCGTCGACCTGTCGCTGGTCGCGGAAGAGGCCGCCGAGACGCTCCTCCCGTTCGCGGAGAAGCGCGGCGTCGGGCTTTCGGTGTCCGGCGAGCCGGCCGCCGCCACCGGCTCGGCCGCGTTGCTGCTGCAGCTGACGACGAACCTCGTGCACAACGCGATCGTCCACAACCTGCCGGTGGCGGGCACGGTGTGGGTCGAGACGAGCGTCCACGCCGGGAGCGTCGAGCTCACCGTCGAGAACACCGGCGAGCCGCTCCCGCCGGAGCTGGTGGCGACGCTCGCCGAGCCGTTCCGGCGCGGTACCGAACGCGTGAAGAGCGACCAGGCGGGCGTCGGCCTCGGCCTGGCCATCGTCAGCAGCATCGCCCGCGCGCACGACGGAACGCTCACCCTGACGCCCCGGCTCGACGGCGGCCTCCGCGTCACCGTGCGCGTGCCCGCCGCTCCTCGAGCGCGGTGA
- a CDS encoding M15 family metallopeptidase produces MTPRELVVRGAVPHPVSVFDDETPAVANLDPQLLAALRRAAADAGIPILVNGGWRSPEYQEELFRRAVAEYGSEREARRWVAPPGTSAHVSGNAVDVGPAAARRWLSEHGAGYGLCQIYRNEPWHFELRPEAVEHGCPPMYPDPSHDPRTRVRT; encoded by the coding sequence ATGACTCCTCGCGAACTGGTCGTCCGCGGCGCCGTCCCCCACCCGGTGAGCGTCTTCGACGACGAGACCCCGGCGGTCGCCAACCTCGATCCGCAGCTGCTCGCCGCCCTGCGCCGGGCCGCGGCCGACGCCGGGATCCCGATCCTCGTCAACGGTGGCTGGCGGTCGCCCGAGTACCAGGAAGAGCTGTTCCGCCGGGCGGTCGCCGAGTACGGCTCGGAACGGGAAGCCCGCCGCTGGGTGGCCCCGCCCGGCACCTCGGCGCACGTGTCGGGCAACGCCGTCGACGTCGGCCCCGCGGCGGCCCGGCGGTGGCTGTCCGAGCACGGTGCGGGGTACGGGCTGTGCCAGATCTACCGCAACGAACCGTGGCACTTCGAGCTGCGCCCCGAAGCTGTCGAGCACGGCTGCCCGCCGATGTACCCCGACCCGAGTCACGACCCGCGGACGAGGGTCAGGACGTGA
- a CDS encoding response regulator transcription factor yields the protein MRVLVVEDEPYLAEGIRDGLRLAAIAADIAGDGDTALELLSVTTYDIAVLDRDIPGPSGDEVARHIVASGSGTPILMLTAADRIDDKATGFELGADDYLTKPFALRELVLRLRALDRRRAHNRPPVREIAGLRLDPFRREVYRDGRYVALTRKQFAVLEVLVAAEGGVVSAEDLLERAWDENADPFTNAVRITVSALRKRLGEPGIIATVPGAGYRIEPGAGRG from the coding sequence GTGCGTGTGCTGGTCGTCGAGGACGAACCCTATCTGGCCGAAGGCATCCGGGACGGGCTGCGCCTGGCGGCGATCGCGGCCGACATCGCCGGCGACGGGGACACCGCGCTGGAGCTGCTGAGCGTCACCACCTACGACATCGCCGTGCTCGACCGCGACATCCCCGGGCCGTCCGGCGACGAGGTCGCGCGGCACATCGTCGCCTCCGGCAGCGGCACCCCGATCCTCATGCTCACCGCCGCCGACCGGATCGACGACAAGGCCACCGGGTTCGAGCTCGGTGCCGACGACTACCTCACCAAGCCGTTCGCGCTGCGGGAGCTCGTGCTGCGGCTGCGGGCGCTCGACCGGCGGCGCGCCCACAACCGGCCGCCCGTGCGGGAGATCGCCGGCCTGCGGCTGGACCCGTTCCGCCGCGAGGTCTACCGCGACGGCCGTTACGTCGCCCTGACCCGGAAGCAGTTCGCCGTGCTGGAGGTCCTCGTCGCCGCCGAAGGGGGTGTCGTCAGCGCCGAGGACCTCCTGGAACGGGCTTGGGACGAGAACGCCGACCCGTTCACCAACGCCGTCCGCATCACGGTGTCGGCGTTGCGCAAACGGCTCGGGGAACCCGGGATCATCGCCACCGTGCCCGGCGCCGGCTACCGCATCGAGCCGGGAGCCGGCCGTGGATAG
- a CDS encoding STAS domain-containing protein produces MTIELDRTTVQPAITLPTDLWVRTHRPESGTAVVEVGGDLDAAGAPRLAELLEARANSTLRRLVIDLTEVGFLSAAGLSVLEHGYLRACQHQILCTVRVSAGSPILRTIGLFPLRFREAIEVC; encoded by the coding sequence ATGACCATCGAACTCGACCGCACCACGGTCCAGCCCGCCATCACCCTGCCGACCGACCTGTGGGTGCGGACCCACCGGCCGGAGAGCGGCACCGCCGTCGTCGAAGTCGGCGGTGATCTCGACGCCGCCGGTGCGCCGCGGCTGGCCGAGCTGCTCGAGGCCCGCGCCAACAGCACCCTGCGGCGGCTCGTGATCGACCTCACCGAGGTCGGCTTCCTCAGTGCCGCCGGGCTCTCCGTCCTCGAACACGGCTACCTCCGGGCGTGTCAGCACCAGATCCTTTGCACCGTCAGGGTTTCCGCCGGCAGCCCGATCCTCCGCACCATCGGCCTCTTCCCGCTGCGCTTCAGGGAAGCGATCGAGGTCTGCTGA
- a CDS encoding D-isomer specific 2-hydroxyacid dehydrogenase family protein, producing MTDSQQAPARGPGSVTTGVAVYGCGADEAALFRELAVHCGVTPAITEAAVSAANAGLATGMRCVSVGHKTRVTAATLLALSRIGVEYVSTRSVGYDHIDVGYAKSVGITVENVAYSPDSVADYTLLLMLMVLRDAKTTLRRAEVHDFRLNDVRGKELRDLTVGVVGTGRIGVAVMDRLRGFGCRILAHDSLPRNSADYVPLDELLQVSDIVTLHTPLTPDTHHLLDRRRIARLKRGAFVVNTGRGPLLDTDALLRGLESGRLGGAALDVLEGEEGVFYADCRGKAIETEVLVRLQKLPNVVISPHTAYYTDHALSDTVENSLVNCLSFESGNHRG from the coding sequence ATGACCGACAGCCAGCAAGCGCCGGCCCGGGGGCCGGGGTCCGTGACCACCGGGGTCGCCGTCTACGGGTGCGGGGCCGACGAGGCCGCTCTCTTCCGGGAGCTGGCGGTGCACTGCGGGGTCACGCCCGCCATCACCGAGGCCGCCGTCTCCGCGGCCAACGCCGGGCTGGCCACCGGCATGCGGTGCGTCAGCGTCGGGCACAAGACGCGGGTCACCGCGGCCACCCTGCTCGCGCTGAGCCGGATCGGCGTGGAGTACGTCTCCACCCGGAGCGTCGGCTACGACCACATCGACGTCGGCTACGCGAAGTCCGTCGGCATCACCGTGGAAAACGTCGCCTACTCGCCCGACAGCGTGGCCGACTACACCTTGCTGCTCATGCTGATGGTGCTCCGGGACGCGAAGACCACCTTGCGGCGCGCGGAAGTCCACGACTTCCGGTTGAACGACGTCCGCGGGAAGGAACTGCGGGACCTGACCGTCGGGGTGGTCGGCACCGGGCGCATCGGGGTCGCCGTCATGGATCGGCTGCGGGGGTTCGGGTGCCGCATCCTGGCGCACGACAGCCTGCCACGGAACTCCGCCGACTACGTTCCGCTCGACGAACTCCTGCAGGTCAGCGACATCGTCACGCTCCACACGCCGTTGACGCCGGACACGCACCACCTGCTCGACCGGCGGCGGATCGCGCGGCTGAAGCGGGGTGCCTTCGTCGTCAACACCGGGCGCGGGCCGCTCCTCGACACCGACGCTCTCCTGCGTGGGCTGGAAAGCGGGCGGCTGGGCGGCGCCGCGCTGGACGTCCTCGAAGGCGAGGAAGGCGTTTTCTACGCCGACTGCCGGGGGAAGGCCATCGAAACCGAAGTGCTGGTGCGGCTGCAGAAACTGCCCAACGTCGTGATCAGCCCGCACACCGCCTACTACACCGACCACGCCCTGAGCGACACCGTCGAAAACAGCCTCGTCAACTGCCTGAGCTTCGAAAGCGGGAACCACCGTGGTTAA